The following nucleotide sequence is from Leptodactylus fuscus isolate aLepFus1 chromosome 10, aLepFus1.hap2, whole genome shotgun sequence.
GACGGCAAAAGGCCTAGCAAATATGTGCAAGTcctagtttttatatatatattttttttaaactgtaatttttaattattaaaatattactatatatatatatatatatatatatatatatgtgtgtgtgtgtgtgtgtgtgtgtgtgtgtgtgtatttacaaAAACAATAGCAAATAGTCAAAACAAGCAATAGAATAGTAAAATAGTGTCAGCAATAAGCCAATAATCCAGACATAAACAGGTTGGAAAGAGGCACTTTACATACTTAACTCGAGCCAATAGGGAGGGGCCTGTGGGGGGCTGAGTACTCCTCCAGTGTAGGGCTATAAGGGTCTTAGCTGCAgtgcaaacatataaaaatagctTAGAGGACTTTTTACTCaggggtctgggggggggggggggggtgttgaggAAATAAACTAAAGGGTCCAGGAGGGAATACTGGGATTTAGAATGTGGAGGAGAGCCGATGTATGGTACCAGTGTATTAAAATCTTATCTGGAGTAACACAGAAGGTTATGCAATAGAGGACTTAGCAGCACGGGATCAAATGATCTGCCATTGAGCCGGTGAAATCTGCCTTGCCAAAGCGAAAGACCAAAAAGTCATATTTGTCGGTGGAGGAGGGGTGTCCCTCTGGAGAGGATAATAAACGATAAATGTCCGAAATCAGACCTTTAGTGGAGATGCCTGCACGACACAACCTCTCAAAGGCAGTTagggacggaaacctgcagagccCCGAACATAGTAAGCAAGAAATGCGCTAATAGTGAAACTATTCTGACCTAGGCAAGCACAAAGTAGCACTGAAATAGTCAAAGGGTCTGAGTTCGAGAGAGAGGGGGTCAATCAGGTCCATGTGCAACTCCAAGTTTAATGAATGGGATATGGATACTCACTGGGTAACATGGTCGCCTCAGTAACTGTAACGCCTAAACAACGCAGAAGTGTGTGCCCAGCGaggtactttatatatatattgatgaTAAAAGAAGTTGTCTAGAGTAtagattaaagaaaaaaaaaaaaaaaaggcctgtccTCTCCTGCATAAGAAACAGCATCACTGCTGTTCATGTGATATGTCTCGTTTTGCAACTGTTCCCTATTCAATTCAAGCCTCTGTAGCGGAGATTCATTGTGATTCTGGAAAGAAGCAGATCCATTTTTCTAATACAGGCCAACCACTTAAAACAAGCTTGTGTGGCATGTGGACATAAATAAGACTGTGACCATTTGAGTGCAATAATATGTACAAAAATGGAGTTTACAAATTAAGCAAAGCCTCTTAAAATCCTCACTTGCTACAGAACACAGACACAAGCctggaaaaaataaaattctattaAATAGttaagataaaaaataaataaaaagtagagTTGCCTTCTATTAGTCAGAGCCAAGGCCCACATCTATCACACTTATAGGTTTTTGAATGTCTCCAACATTCCTTGCAAATAATGTAATGTTTGCATTGCCATGTAAATGTTAACATTTCCTGGCTGCAGTATTAAAAGGTAAATATGACATGATGTATGTGAAGCAAAATTAAATggagtctgccaccagaacccaacatatcaaccccagTCCTATAgctaggttaggatcacctgcaTCAGATGgggttttctccatgtgaatcgctgcctccgttgcaGATATTTTTTGTTAATATGCCAATGAGCTGTTGTTTGGAGGAAGAAGGGCATTGCAGCTTACCTTTTTTTGGATCAACAGCAACACCCTTGATGCTCCAAAGATctcatttacgctaggttcacacctgcgttcgggtctccgttctgtgatttccgtcttctgcatacaagaagacagaaaccacagaccaggtccggccgtgagcgttttatgctctccgccgcgaaaccgtttttttaaaatccggacacagagtactgcatctccgactctgtgtccggatttaaaaaaacggtttcgcagcggagagcataaaacgctcactgccgcttaCGGCcgaacagctttctcacccattaaaattaatggttgagaaagagtcctgcaggtttccgtctcctgcctctgttttgtgcaggaaatggaaacctgcagaacggagaccgggcgcagatgtgaacgagcccttacaggggTGGGTTGATGTGCTGTGTTCTGCTGACAGACCCCTTTAAGAGTAGCAGAAAAGTTTAATCTACAGATTCTAATTAATACCCATTGGAGACCTTACATAAAGTGAGAGTATACAAAAGGCTACCTGTTGCTTGAAATATCTTCTGTCTTCCTCATCGACAAGGACTAAGTTCAAGAAATACCTCACAGAAAACTTTTTATTGACATCTCTCATTGTAGGTGTGGGATCGTAGCCTGCAAGGAACAGCCGGATGGGAATGGACTCTCCTGTAAAGTTACAAAAAAATTAGTTGACCGATCCAGGTGATAGGTGGTGCATTGTAACATCTGAACTATTACTGAAATGTAATGCTACATCTGAGTGTCAAGAGCACACAGTATTCACTGACCACACATGACATATAGGATTAGAGTAGTAAAACTAAAATGTAGTAGGGTCCCCAATGTACAAACTAATGCAACAAGGAACACATTAATTGCTTGAATGATCTTTAGAATTAAGTTCTCCCGCCCCATTTGATATTGGGGTGATGCTGGACCTGATGAGCTAAAAATTACAGACAGATCCATGCACAAAGCTCTGGGCATCATGAAGTTATTTAGCAGCTCCAGTATGCCCAGTATggttcatgtgctttccacaAAGTCATATGGTCaatgagaagaagaaaaaaaaaaatcaaagtcatAATGAAAAACTAATATGAATTATGAAGATTACCTTTTACCGGAGCTCCATCCATAATTTCATACTTTGCGACAGTCTCTGTTTCAGTTGTAGTACTGGGTCCTAGGATACAAGAGAAGACACTTATGATGCATACTACTGAATCGGCATGTAGTATCATGCACAAATCTACATTTAATCCTAAGTTAACATGAAAAACAGTTTCTAACAAGAGACTTACCTGGAGTCTAtcaagttttaaagaggacctttcatgtccttatgaatgtgcggtataatatagtactagaaagttgacagtgtgctgaaatcgGTGCACGGTCGGCTTTCCTATTACTGGAAAAATTGgtgccgttaattttggcaccaataaTTTTCCCACTGTtggaagggcgggccttacagcttAGCATCAATGCTGTGAGGAACATCCATAAACTTGTTcttgggggggtgttcctcacagttcAGCATCATCGTTGGGCATTCCTCTAGGACAATACAGGGCTATTTTACAGTACAGTTAgtgagggcgttcctcacagcgatgatgctaggctatgagaaatgcccttctaacagtggAAATATATCAGTGCAGAAATTAACTGCACTGATCTCTCCATCACTGGGGCAATTAccaggaaagccaacaatgcactgaattctagcggtatataaaagtaCACATTCatgacaacatgaaaggtcctctttaaatcttaaAAACTGCTGGCAgtattaggggccattcacatggaggaaaatggtgaggaatttcagtgctgaaaaaaagcctcccattgacttcaatgggttcctttttctgctagcagaagtcaatgggagtttttttttttttcagcgctgaaattccataccaaattcctcaccattttcctccgtgaatggacccttagagcatGGGGAGAGCAGTGTAAATATACCTGGAGCgatggacatccatgaacaaGAAATCCATAGTTTAATGCTCCCAGCACCACAATTACAAAATATCTAGGAGGTAGCCAACTTTCTATGCAGTGCTCAAGGATCTCTGAGCCGAATGCTCCCCCGTCCCTCCCCTCTAAGTGATACTCTGAAGACTAATGGCAACACATAAAATCTGTCACTTAGATTAGAGGGGAGGAGCTAGAGAGCCTTCAGTGCAGAGAACCCCAGGAACTGCACTTTAAGGGGCCCGCTTGTAGTTGCAGCCATTGGCACTAAAATGGTTTACAAGCTCCAAACCAGATATTTCAACAGTGTGGTCTGTTGTGATCCAGTACCAAGGAGcctcacacagatcagctattctatCAGCCCAATACTTTGGAGAATTGTCGCACCACATGCACTCCCCATCCACTAGAAGATTCCGGCACTCAAAgactgctagaacagctgatctgtgtggggactGGGTGTGGGACTTAGGGCATCACTATGAAAAAAAATGATTGACCATTGATTCAGATATATTTAGACTCCACTCCCATTCCTCTGTACGGTGCAGTAAGGGTCCTTTTAATGTTGTATCGGTTGTAGCTGTTTTTTAAGTTTACTAATGCACTTTATTTCTACATTGTACAAGGAGTCAGTGCTTAGCGTTCTTTGTGGAACTGCTACCAGCCATTCCCCCAGCAGTTCCACTAACCTGTATCTACGCTGTCTGTCCGAACGCTATAGAGAGATTATTAATGCCCCGTATAAAGCAGGTTGAGAAATACAAGGAAATACATTTTACCTATTCCGGTAATCTCCTTTTTAATGAGCTGCAGTTCCATGTGCTGAATTTTTATTCTGACCAGTAAGAAGTAAATCTTTCCAACAATGACATCTTTTAAGTGGTACCTTTGAAGCAAAACAGGAgagtgatcttaataaaccagaGGGTGAAGATCACACTGCATTGGTGACAAAGCAGAAAACTAAAAGTAAATTGATGTTGGTAGGAGAAAAGTTTTACATATTTTACTTTCCATATATGATAAGTAGAGCACTCACTTAGATTTATTGTATTCAAATTCTATATGCAAGCAGTCCTCTATGCCAActtccatcttgatagagttgttGACATCTGGATATGTGGCAAGCTGGTGAACAATTAAGTCATATTCCTTCACCAAGTCTGTCAGACGTCTCACTATAGTCACCTTTAAGAAATACCTGGAAAGCAACCAAATTTACTAATGACTTAGGATATCATACACAACAATGGTTATAAAGCAACGAATTCTGcatctgaatggggttgtttATGCTGCATGCGCATGGATTACTGCAAGCTGCAGTACAGTCGCAGAAACCAAAAACAGATCATCCTCCAAGTGACGCATATTAAAGACACAATCACTTCTGAGTCTATATGGCTGTCAAAAAGGATAAAATAAAGGATGTCAGCACTTTTGAGGGACTATTTTTAGAAATGACACTGCGATGACCATTAAAAAATGGATGTCACACCAAGGTTTTGCACGGTCATGTTAATATCGTCTTACAATGCCTTGGTTGGCTTGCTTTTTTCCCCATATCACATCCAAGTGCTCCTTCTTTCCCAGTTAGGCACCTGACCTGAGATTGCTTCATGATCCAGTTCTGACGCTCATGTAGACAGTAGACGCTCATGTAGACGCTCATGTAGACGCTCATGTAGACGCTCATGTAGacagtggggcacatttatcaatagaaGTCTGACACATTTCTGTCTATTTTTACGCCAACATTTATGGTGCTTAGAAGTTACAACATATTTTTGAAGATTTTGTACCAGCAACAGATTTACTAGGCTAGAAAACTGGAATGAGTTATACCAGAAACCTGATCCGCtataaaagtggttacccgtggacccgatagactatagtggggtctgctgggtttccgcccaaaaagggaGAAAAATGGGGAAAGAATAGGGCTGCTTGTAGAACTTTTTTCTTCGCATTTTTAAAGCGGAGTGGGAAACAGATTCTGTGGagagcaggcgcaggtgtgaacctagccgtaCTTCACttttatcagtgttttttttatgtcatgGCTGACTGGCATGCATGAACATGAATGCAAGTATAACTTTGCATATATTACCATTTTGAGAACTACAATACATACCTTAACCTTACATTTGAACCTATGTAGGACTCATATGGCTTCTCAACTTGCATGAATTCGAAGTCATAACTTCTGCTTTGTGTCAGCTCCCCAGGCAGGGCCAACTCTTTGACAAGGTTAACGAACTCATGTGTATTGCTTTTATCATTGAACAGTTCTGCAACATGAAAAAATAGTAGATTTAGTTACTGACTTCACAAATACAGGAAATATATCAATGGTCGGCAGTAGTGAAAATAGTAAAGTCAGAAACGTGTCTCTCTATGGGATACAAGAAGATCCTAAACTTTATAAAATAACAAACGTTTGAGTCAAAAACCATATAACAGATCCCAATTTTTTTCTTAACCAATTGTCTTCAGTTACAAAAACAGTTATACCGCAATGGTGAGATCTTACTCTTACAGACATCACAACCCACAACAGTAATTGGCAACCATGCTCAGATGACAAGTCTTGATGCAGCTTTGCAAACAAGCAGTGGTGGGGGGACAGGTCCATAAATCACAGGTTTTATTATACCATTTTTTTACAGTGGATCTCTATACATTACAGTGATACACCTAATCTACACTACTGAATCCACTTTCAGTTTACCAAAGAACGTGTGGtgtccagggctgtggagtcagtatcAAGGCCAATttattttgttgcatattttcataggaattcgatcagtagcattttttttctgactgtcagccatttataagtCTGAgtcaggctaactccacagccctggtgtaGACATACCACAAAATAATTAAGCCAGATAGCAGCTCTATAAAGGATTATGCCATTGCAATGTctattttataatatacagtatatgactgtACTAGTGAGATACACTCCAATGGGTACATAGGAAAAAATAAAAGGATCTGAATTGATTGAATAGTGCTGAGATGCAACACATGGGCATGAGAGGTTGAATtttaagtacaaaaaaaaaaaaaaaaaaaaagaagtccttTCCTTTTGCACAGCTTCACACAGTCTGCAAGAAACATTGGATCTTGGGCATTTTGGACCTGGAATCCAAGCATCATAGTCATCTATAATGTTAGGAGTCACCCTCTGCAGCTTCACTACCATGTACTGAAAACATggatatagtacagtgcagtaatcCCATAGTCATAGATACTATGATGTCATATAATAGGATACACGTAGTCTGAGCCCCAGCTtagtgttcttccagaaaatatgATATCCATCCATCTGTATTTCACAGTCTTAATATGTGAATACGGTCATAGTCTGAACAAAAGCAACAACTTCAAGTTAATAAAACAATCTGCTTATTAAGATTTTCCTTTCCTATATGGTGGTAAAGGTGTATTCACATTTTGTAGATGTGAGATGACATACTGCATGCACAACCATTCATGTTAATGGCTGCATGCAGATGGAGACATGCTCTAATTTGGTCTGTTTCACAGCCCCATTCTAGTGTTTGGTTCCATATAAATCACAGGCAACACACAGACGCCATCCTTCTGCTGTTCATCTTTCACCAACCCAGAGACATTGCAAAGtattggaaaataaataaatagatccaTTGTAGACCGAACACAACTCAAAAATAAAACAGAATTGTGTGCGGTTATTTATTACATGTTCATCAAACGTCTGCA
It contains:
- the VPS26A gene encoding vacuolar protein sorting-associated protein 26A yields the protein MSFLSGLFGPICEIEVVLNDAETRKLSEIKTEEGKVEKHFLFYDGESVAGKVNIVFRQPGKRLEHQGIRIEFVGQIELFNDKSNTHEFVNLVKELALPGELTQSRSYDFEFMQVEKPYESYIGSNVRLRYFLKVTIVRRLTDLVKEYDLIVHQLATYPDVNNSIKMEVGIEDCLHIEFEYNKSKYHLKDVIVGKIYFLLVRIKIQHMELQLIKKEITGIGPSTTTETETVAKYEIMDGAPVKGESIPIRLFLAGYDPTPTMRDVNKKFSVRYFLNLVLVDEEDRRYFKQQEIILWRKAPEKIRKRTNFHQRYEGPDPQPSAEQPEI